In Salvelinus namaycush isolate Seneca chromosome 15, SaNama_1.0, whole genome shotgun sequence, a genomic segment contains:
- the arid4a gene encoding AT-rich interactive domain-containing protein 4A isoform X1 has product MKAANEPAYLTVGTEVSAKYRGAFCEAKIKTVKRMVKVKVMVKGDTTSQVVQDDQVKGPLRVGSTVEVKSAEGICSEATINKLTDASWYTVVFDDGDEKTLRRTSLCLKGERHFAESETLDQLPLTNPEHFGTPVIGKKGNRGGRRSSQAHADDDKESSSSEGDNEDRRRLNDDLMGKVASVQTGTERTSWYLALVISPSCNDDLTVKKDQCLVRSFADSKFHTVARKEIHEVNMDSISNPEFSPRKGLDEAVHFLKTKVVPDSWKMDMSEILESSSSDEEDTEGKESDDDDDDDEEEEEKEEEGKEDANDEPEDEADPEERDHFLQQLYKFMEDRGTPINKPPVLGYKDLNLFKLFRLVYHQGGCDKIESGSVWKQIYIDLGIPVLNSAASYNVKTAYRKYLYGFEEYCRSACIVFRTIHHSEDLPASQSQTEEKAAQIPEVKECQGPTPSVKTESAAAMEDKPAQEEAESGSESDKDVSSPRGRRRCTVTPVKAEVKEPSKLEKIKEKEEQSGVGKTSGEETGGPRDDSRSDGGDTPGNRRSRRLEESDKESEDEEEEELEDEEDSERRVGERGEDEDSEDSVTGTKVKVKYGRGKTQKIYEANIKKAENDDGGDVLYLVHYYGWNVRYDEWVKADRIIWPVDKGGTKKKQKKKVKNKEECEKEDDKQGKLCGLKRGRPLLRTTPASANRSVSKTPSSEGRSSSKSKSDVSALPNGEGTPRRRTRRTSGMYDSDRDSTSNEESGNSSEDSESEDSPEKKPAWAERTDPATARKQEEEEDRRVERGRAEAAAAAAAQVAAQDQPPSSPQEKEQQEDTLPERREPEKAEEQPQVPPMTPEPDRTKEEDPPTPKSPRSKAARRCNVREPERNTNNDTGSETPTKTTIIITTTTPNYTETESSPCPRPLNRQDEPMVVLHCLPAEHIPSIPDLPTMDSDTDSATEEEICREERGVVKRKATEQRTPEKKVRLDRREETTKMDSPARRPADSPARRPADSPARRPADSPARRPADSPEWRLEAGGQRGEERLTPAKGKTEPEAKTEMPALTPEVQCQGLGEGGVAGGRPRLEQLASGVEEEVMPQIGPEALVCHEVDLDDLDEKDKTLAEDLLMMMSQGKVHAPPPSNASSHQTHNNPPLSSGGAAPPLCSPTSAPSPDESHSTKSESDVPIEVDSVAGESQEGLGDNESANSNCFEASTSSSNSSMSLQERDTKDRGQKRLMDCHMSSSAKKQKRNQKRPSTTSKIDKNGAGHSSDSEDLAVMDTSSKMTPVQHSRSKGSQKLLSPNSKELEKYKHKDKQSSFPSPRTYKWTFQLNELDSMTSAERISFLQDKLQDIRKYYMSLKSEVASIDRRRKRLKKKEREVSHTTASTSSGSSDTGMSPSASPTQNTVAVECR; this is encoded by the exons ATGAAG GCAGCAAACGAGCCTGCCTACCTGACCGTGGGGACGGAGGTCAGTGCCAAATACAGAGGTGCCTTCTGTGAGGCAAAAATCAAGACTGTTAAACGGATGGTGAAGGTTAAG gtGATGGTCAAAGGAGACACCACCTCGCAAGTTGTTCAAGATGATCAAGTGAAAGGACCGTTAAGG GTGGGCTCCACAGTGGAGGTGAAGAGTGCAGAGGGGATCTGCAGTGAGGCAACCATCAACAAACTCACAGACGCCAGTTGGTACACAGTGG TGTTTGACGATGGGGATGAGAAGACACTCCGCAGGACGTCACTGTGTCTGAAGGGAGAAAGACATTTTGCTGAGAGCGAG ACGTTGGACCAACTGCCCCTAACCAACCCAGAGCACTTTGGCACCCCCGTCATCGGGAAGAAGGGAAACCGCGGAGGGAGGAGGTCATCTCAGGCTCA TGCGGACGATGACAAGGAGTCGTCTTCCAGTGAAGGTGACAATGAGGACAGGAGGAGGCTAAACGATGACCTGATGGGTAAAGTGGCCAGTGTTCAGACTGGGACAGAGCGGACATCCTGGTACCTGGCCCTG GTGATATCACCCAGCTGCAATGATGACTTGACAGTCAAGAAAGACCAATGTTTAGTCAGATCATTTGCAGACTCCAAATT tcaCACTGTGGCAAGAAAGGAGATCCATGAAGTGAACATGGACAGCATCTCTAACCCTGAGTTCTCACCGAGGAAAG GGTTGGATGAGGCAGTGCATTTCCTCAAGACCAAGGTAGTTCCTGACAGTTGGAAGATGGACATGAGTGAGATTTTAGAATCCTCCAGCAGTGACGAGGAGGACACAGAAGGAAAGGAGAGtgacgacgatgatgatgatgatgaggaggaggaggagaaggaggaggagggaaaggaaGATGCCAATGATGAG CCTGAGGATGAGGCGGACCCAGAGGAGAGGGATCACTTCCTGCAGCAGCTGTATAAGTTCATGGAGGATCGAG GGACGCCAATTAACAAGCCTCCTGTGCTCGGCTACAAGGATCTGAACCTCTTCAAGCTCTTCAGGCTAGTCTACCACCAGGGGGGCTGTGACAAA ATTGAAAGTGGATCTGTGTGGAAACAAATCTACATAGACCTTGGCATTCCCGTCCTAAACTCTGCTGCCTCCTACAATGTGAAGACTGCCTATAGAAA gtacctGTATGGCTTCGAGGAGTACTGTCGCTCAGCCTGCATCGTCTTCAGGACCATCCACCACAGCGAGGATCTGCCAGCTTCCCAGTCCCAGACAGAAGAGAAGGCTGCCCAGATCCCTGAGGTGAAGGAGTGCCAGGGCCCAACACCATCCGTCAAAACTGAGTCTGCTGCGGCCATGGAGGACAAGCCTGCCCAGGAGGAGGCAGAGTCGGGGAGCGAGAGCGACAAAGATGTCTCCTCTCCTAGG GGGAGGAGACGGTGCACTGTGACCCCGGTCAAAGCTGAGGTGAAGGAGCCCTCAAAGCTGGAGAAGATCAAAGAGAAGGAGGAGCAGAGTGGTGTGGGGAAGACCAGCGGAGAGGAGACTGGAGGTCCGAGAGACGACAGCAGGTCAGATGGAGGGGACACCCCGGGGAACAGACGTAGCCGACGCCTGGAGGAGTCCGATAAAGAGTCtgaggacgaagaggaggaggagttggaggatGAGGAAGACAGCGAGAGGAGAGTCGGAGAAAG gggTGAGGACGAAGACTCTGAAGACTCAGTAACAGGGACTAAGGTGAAGGTAAAGTACGGTCGAGGGAAGACCCAAAAGATCTACGAGGCAAACATCAAGAAGGCAGAGAACGATGATGGAGGAGATGTCCTCTACCTGGTTCACTACTACGGCTGGAACGTCAG GTATGATGAGTGGGTCAAAGCAGACCGGATAATCTGGCCTGTCGACAAGGGCGGAACAAAAAAGAAACAGAAAAAGAAAGTGAAGAATAAAGAGGAATGCGAGAAGGAGGACGACAAGCAGGGGAAGCTGTGTGGCTTGAAGCGAGGTCGCCCTCTTCTTAGAACCACCCCCGCCAGCGCCAACCGCAGCGTCTCCAAGACCCCCAGCAGTGAGGGGCGCTCCAGCAGCAAGAGCAAATCTGATGTATCAGCCCTGCCCAACGGAGAGG GTACCCCTCGCCGACGCACAAGAAGAACCTCTGGGATGTATGACTCGGACAGGGATTCTACCTCCAATG AAGAATCGGGGAACTCGTCAGAGGACAGTGAGTCAGAGGATTCTCCTGAGAAGAAGCCTGCGTGGGCGGAGAGGACAGACCCCGCCACGGCCCgtaagcaggaggaggaggaggaccggagggtggagagaggaagagcagaGGCAGCGGCCGCCGCTGCAGCCCAGGTCGCAGCCCAGGACCAGCCCCCCAGCAGCCCTCAGGAGAAGGAGCAGCAGGAGGACACGCTCCCTGAGAGGAGGGAGCCGGAGAAAGCTGAGGAGCAGCCCCAGGTGCCCCCCATGACCCCTGAACCCGACAGAACCAAGGAGGAGGACCCCCCTACCCCGAAATCCCCCAGGTCTAAAGCAGCACGTAGATGTAACGTTCGCGAGCCAGAGAGGAACACCAACAATGACACTGGCTCTGAAACGCCCACCAaaaccaccatcatcatcaccaccaccactcccaaCTACACTGAGACCGAGTCATCTCCCTGCCCGCGCCCCCTGAACAGGCAGGATGAGCCCATGGTGGTCCTTCATTGTCTCCCTGCTGAGCACATTCCTAGCATCCCCGACCTTCCCACCATGGACTCGGACACAGACTCGGCCACGGAGGAGGAGATCTGCAGGGAGGAGCGAGGTGTGGTCAAGCGTAAAGCCACTGAGCAGAGGACGCCGGAGAAGAAGGTGCGTCTGGACAGGAGGGAAGAGACGACCAAGATGGACTCGCCCGCCAGGCGGCCCGCTGACTCGCCCGCCAGGCGGCCCGCTGACTCGCCCGCCAGGCGGCCCGCTGATTCGCCCGCCAGGCGGCCCGCTGACTCGCCAGAGTGGAGGCTGGAGGCAGGGGGACAGAGAGGCGAGGAGCGCCTGACGCCAGCAAAGGGTAAAACAGAGCCCGAGGCTAAAACAGAGATGCCTGCCCTCACTCCGGAGGTGCAGTGTCAAGGTCTAGGAGAGGGAGGCGTAGCAGGAGGTCGACCCAGGTTGGAGCAGCTAGCCTCTGGGGTCGAGGAGGAGGTGATGCCCCAGATCGGCCCTGAGGCGCTGGTCTGTCACGAGGTGGATCTGGACGACCTGGATGAGAAGGACAAGACCTTAGCAGAAGACCTCCTAATGATGATGAGTCAAGGGAAGGTCCATGCTCCCCCTCCGTCCAATGCCTCCTCCCACCAGACCCACAACAACCCTCCTCTGTCCTCGGGGGGCGCTGCTCCTCCACTCTGCTCCCCCACCTCTGCCCCCAGCCCTGATGAGTCCCACAGCACCAAGAGTGAGAGCGACGTCCCCATCGAGGTGGACAGTGTAGCCGGGGAGTCTCAGGAGGGGCTTGGTGATAACGAGTCGGCCAACTCAAACTGCTTTGAAGCTAGCACCAGCTCCAGCAACTCCAGCATGTCACTACAGGAGAGGGACACCAAGGACAGAG GTCAGAAAAGGTTGATGGACTGCCATATGAGTTCTTCTGCAAAGAAGCAGAAGCGAAACCAGAAACGGCCAAGCACAACATCCAAAATTGATAAGAACGGAGCAG GGCACAGCAGTGACAGTGAGGACCTGGCTGTCATGGACACCTCTAGTAAGATGACTCCAGTGCAACACTCCAGGTCTAAAGGAAGCCAGAAGCTGCTCTCTCCCAACAGTAAGGAGCTAGAGAAATACAAGCACAAAGACAAGCagtcctccttcccctcccctcgCACGTACAAGTGGACCTTCCAGCTCA ATGAACTGGACAGCATGACAAGTGCTGAGAGGATATCCTTCTTACAAGACAAACTACAGGATATAAGGAAGTATTACATGTCACTCAAGTCTGAAGTGGCCTCCATAGACAGGAGGCGAAAGAGGTTAAAGAAGAAGGAAAGAGAAG TGTCCCACACCACAGCGTCAACGTCGTCCGGCTCGTCGGACACTGGGATGAGCCCCTCTGCCTCGCCCACTCAGAACACTGTGGCTGTCGAGTGTAGGTGA
- the arid4a gene encoding AT-rich interactive domain-containing protein 4A isoform X2, protein MDMSEILESSSSDEEDTEGKESDDDDDDDEEEEEKEEEGKEDANDEPEDEADPEERDHFLQQLYKFMEDRGTPINKPPVLGYKDLNLFKLFRLVYHQGGCDKIESGSVWKQIYIDLGIPVLNSAASYNVKTAYRKYLYGFEEYCRSACIVFRTIHHSEDLPASQSQTEEKAAQIPEVKECQGPTPSVKTESAAAMEDKPAQEEAESGSESDKDVSSPRGRRRCTVTPVKAEVKEPSKLEKIKEKEEQSGVGKTSGEETGGPRDDSRSDGGDTPGNRRSRRLEESDKESEDEEEEELEDEEDSERRVGERGEDEDSEDSVTGTKVKVKYGRGKTQKIYEANIKKAENDDGGDVLYLVHYYGWNVRYDEWVKADRIIWPVDKGGTKKKQKKKVKNKEECEKEDDKQGKLCGLKRGRPLLRTTPASANRSVSKTPSSEGRSSSKSKSDVSALPNGEGTPRRRTRRTSGMYDSDRDSTSNEESGNSSEDSESEDSPEKKPAWAERTDPATARKQEEEEDRRVERGRAEAAAAAAAQVAAQDQPPSSPQEKEQQEDTLPERREPEKAEEQPQVPPMTPEPDRTKEEDPPTPKSPRSKAARRCNVREPERNTNNDTGSETPTKTTIIITTTTPNYTETESSPCPRPLNRQDEPMVVLHCLPAEHIPSIPDLPTMDSDTDSATEEEICREERGVVKRKATEQRTPEKKVRLDRREETTKMDSPARRPADSPARRPADSPARRPADSPARRPADSPEWRLEAGGQRGEERLTPAKGKTEPEAKTEMPALTPEVQCQGLGEGGVAGGRPRLEQLASGVEEEVMPQIGPEALVCHEVDLDDLDEKDKTLAEDLLMMMSQGKVHAPPPSNASSHQTHNNPPLSSGGAAPPLCSPTSAPSPDESHSTKSESDVPIEVDSVAGESQEGLGDNESANSNCFEASTSSSNSSMSLQERDTKDRGQKRLMDCHMSSSAKKQKRNQKRPSTTSKIDKNGAGHSSDSEDLAVMDTSSKMTPVQHSRSKGSQKLLSPNSKELEKYKHKDKQSSFPSPRTYKWTFQLNELDSMTSAERISFLQDKLQDIRKYYMSLKSEVASIDRRRKRLKKKEREVSHTTASTSSGSSDTGMSPSASPTQNTVAVECR, encoded by the exons ATGGACATGAGTGAGATTTTAGAATCCTCCAGCAGTGACGAGGAGGACACAGAAGGAAAGGAGAGtgacgacgatgatgatgatgatgaggaggaggaggagaaggaggaggagggaaaggaaGATGCCAATGATGAG CCTGAGGATGAGGCGGACCCAGAGGAGAGGGATCACTTCCTGCAGCAGCTGTATAAGTTCATGGAGGATCGAG GGACGCCAATTAACAAGCCTCCTGTGCTCGGCTACAAGGATCTGAACCTCTTCAAGCTCTTCAGGCTAGTCTACCACCAGGGGGGCTGTGACAAA ATTGAAAGTGGATCTGTGTGGAAACAAATCTACATAGACCTTGGCATTCCCGTCCTAAACTCTGCTGCCTCCTACAATGTGAAGACTGCCTATAGAAA gtacctGTATGGCTTCGAGGAGTACTGTCGCTCAGCCTGCATCGTCTTCAGGACCATCCACCACAGCGAGGATCTGCCAGCTTCCCAGTCCCAGACAGAAGAGAAGGCTGCCCAGATCCCTGAGGTGAAGGAGTGCCAGGGCCCAACACCATCCGTCAAAACTGAGTCTGCTGCGGCCATGGAGGACAAGCCTGCCCAGGAGGAGGCAGAGTCGGGGAGCGAGAGCGACAAAGATGTCTCCTCTCCTAGG GGGAGGAGACGGTGCACTGTGACCCCGGTCAAAGCTGAGGTGAAGGAGCCCTCAAAGCTGGAGAAGATCAAAGAGAAGGAGGAGCAGAGTGGTGTGGGGAAGACCAGCGGAGAGGAGACTGGAGGTCCGAGAGACGACAGCAGGTCAGATGGAGGGGACACCCCGGGGAACAGACGTAGCCGACGCCTGGAGGAGTCCGATAAAGAGTCtgaggacgaagaggaggaggagttggaggatGAGGAAGACAGCGAGAGGAGAGTCGGAGAAAG gggTGAGGACGAAGACTCTGAAGACTCAGTAACAGGGACTAAGGTGAAGGTAAAGTACGGTCGAGGGAAGACCCAAAAGATCTACGAGGCAAACATCAAGAAGGCAGAGAACGATGATGGAGGAGATGTCCTCTACCTGGTTCACTACTACGGCTGGAACGTCAG GTATGATGAGTGGGTCAAAGCAGACCGGATAATCTGGCCTGTCGACAAGGGCGGAACAAAAAAGAAACAGAAAAAGAAAGTGAAGAATAAAGAGGAATGCGAGAAGGAGGACGACAAGCAGGGGAAGCTGTGTGGCTTGAAGCGAGGTCGCCCTCTTCTTAGAACCACCCCCGCCAGCGCCAACCGCAGCGTCTCCAAGACCCCCAGCAGTGAGGGGCGCTCCAGCAGCAAGAGCAAATCTGATGTATCAGCCCTGCCCAACGGAGAGG GTACCCCTCGCCGACGCACAAGAAGAACCTCTGGGATGTATGACTCGGACAGGGATTCTACCTCCAATG AAGAATCGGGGAACTCGTCAGAGGACAGTGAGTCAGAGGATTCTCCTGAGAAGAAGCCTGCGTGGGCGGAGAGGACAGACCCCGCCACGGCCCgtaagcaggaggaggaggaggaccggagggtggagagaggaagagcagaGGCAGCGGCCGCCGCTGCAGCCCAGGTCGCAGCCCAGGACCAGCCCCCCAGCAGCCCTCAGGAGAAGGAGCAGCAGGAGGACACGCTCCCTGAGAGGAGGGAGCCGGAGAAAGCTGAGGAGCAGCCCCAGGTGCCCCCCATGACCCCTGAACCCGACAGAACCAAGGAGGAGGACCCCCCTACCCCGAAATCCCCCAGGTCTAAAGCAGCACGTAGATGTAACGTTCGCGAGCCAGAGAGGAACACCAACAATGACACTGGCTCTGAAACGCCCACCAaaaccaccatcatcatcaccaccaccactcccaaCTACACTGAGACCGAGTCATCTCCCTGCCCGCGCCCCCTGAACAGGCAGGATGAGCCCATGGTGGTCCTTCATTGTCTCCCTGCTGAGCACATTCCTAGCATCCCCGACCTTCCCACCATGGACTCGGACACAGACTCGGCCACGGAGGAGGAGATCTGCAGGGAGGAGCGAGGTGTGGTCAAGCGTAAAGCCACTGAGCAGAGGACGCCGGAGAAGAAGGTGCGTCTGGACAGGAGGGAAGAGACGACCAAGATGGACTCGCCCGCCAGGCGGCCCGCTGACTCGCCCGCCAGGCGGCCCGCTGACTCGCCCGCCAGGCGGCCCGCTGATTCGCCCGCCAGGCGGCCCGCTGACTCGCCAGAGTGGAGGCTGGAGGCAGGGGGACAGAGAGGCGAGGAGCGCCTGACGCCAGCAAAGGGTAAAACAGAGCCCGAGGCTAAAACAGAGATGCCTGCCCTCACTCCGGAGGTGCAGTGTCAAGGTCTAGGAGAGGGAGGCGTAGCAGGAGGTCGACCCAGGTTGGAGCAGCTAGCCTCTGGGGTCGAGGAGGAGGTGATGCCCCAGATCGGCCCTGAGGCGCTGGTCTGTCACGAGGTGGATCTGGACGACCTGGATGAGAAGGACAAGACCTTAGCAGAAGACCTCCTAATGATGATGAGTCAAGGGAAGGTCCATGCTCCCCCTCCGTCCAATGCCTCCTCCCACCAGACCCACAACAACCCTCCTCTGTCCTCGGGGGGCGCTGCTCCTCCACTCTGCTCCCCCACCTCTGCCCCCAGCCCTGATGAGTCCCACAGCACCAAGAGTGAGAGCGACGTCCCCATCGAGGTGGACAGTGTAGCCGGGGAGTCTCAGGAGGGGCTTGGTGATAACGAGTCGGCCAACTCAAACTGCTTTGAAGCTAGCACCAGCTCCAGCAACTCCAGCATGTCACTACAGGAGAGGGACACCAAGGACAGAG GTCAGAAAAGGTTGATGGACTGCCATATGAGTTCTTCTGCAAAGAAGCAGAAGCGAAACCAGAAACGGCCAAGCACAACATCCAAAATTGATAAGAACGGAGCAG GGCACAGCAGTGACAGTGAGGACCTGGCTGTCATGGACACCTCTAGTAAGATGACTCCAGTGCAACACTCCAGGTCTAAAGGAAGCCAGAAGCTGCTCTCTCCCAACAGTAAGGAGCTAGAGAAATACAAGCACAAAGACAAGCagtcctccttcccctcccctcgCACGTACAAGTGGACCTTCCAGCTCA ATGAACTGGACAGCATGACAAGTGCTGAGAGGATATCCTTCTTACAAGACAAACTACAGGATATAAGGAAGTATTACATGTCACTCAAGTCTGAAGTGGCCTCCATAGACAGGAGGCGAAAGAGGTTAAAGAAGAAGGAAAGAGAAG TGTCCCACACCACAGCGTCAACGTCGTCCGGCTCGTCGGACACTGGGATGAGCCCCTCTGCCTCGCCCACTCAGAACACTGTGGCTGTCGAGTGTAGGTGA
- the timm9 gene encoding mitochondrial import inner membrane translocase subunit Tim9 — MAIQVTEADQVKQFKEFLGTYNKLTENCFMDCVKDFTTREVKSEESTCSESCLQKYLKMTQRISMRFQEYHIQQNEALAQKAGLMGPR; from the exons ATGGCTATCCAGGTAACAGAAGCGGACCAGGTTAAACAG TTTAAAGAATTTCTTGGCACCTACAACAAACTCACCGAGAACTGCTTCATGGACTGTGTGAAGGATTTTACCACAAGAGAAGTAAAGTCAGAGGAG TCCACCTGCTCGGAGAGCTGCCTGCAGAAGTACCTAAAGATGACCCAGCGCATCTCCATGCGCTTCCAGGAGTACCACATCCAGCAGAACGAAGCCCTGGCTCAGAAAGCAGGCTTAATGGGACCACGGTAG